The Toxorhynchites rutilus septentrionalis strain SRP chromosome 3, ASM2978413v1, whole genome shotgun sequence genome includes a region encoding these proteins:
- the LOC129777303 gene encoding uncharacterized protein LOC129777303, with product MSSRLEYSYIPKAVSSCKAEYAFHDFILEHKKALSETITSIPYSEMVYQIDLAVKFMQFHAGQKNYGAYGDQDSENRVVIDTRKSVFEIIIDLYTSMQATSCGFNLSFIGDCTSKDAFIKKLMEFHHFEIGIASAIAIPKSDLPVSYCTMIIFASSDIESATDLLATAWLNNSVPWVIRNLLVQETIQDKFIQLLEGKLKPFNEKVSFEKEMVEVVTKASQTGLKMIQNPSDSKELKPTVVYGSSVEFFLKDDSCEPSPMMILNVFRTAKEAISLADKSCGGSISVWTEELCLGMEVAYGVSASCVWVNSHGIFNPEFPYTFRHNDYCYGSDYAVFEKQIKRVFVPTQHEPLNSTTRNRTAIDTLGVIPKEVEKQRYTFVTKEKNIHYEMLSSPYDISNYNETNRFQIVMDFFAKLKTNDIYRHLIMDTVYNQRKTVVIPYGVSFAN from the exons ATGAGTTCTCGTTTAGAATATTCC tACATTCCAAAAGCGGTCTCCAGTTGCAAAGCTGAATAtgctttccatgatttcatatTGGAACATAAAAAGGCTCTATCGGAAACCATTACCAGTATACCATATTCGGAAATGGTATATCAAATAGATCTGGCTGTaaaattcatgcaatttcacgCAGGGCAGAAAAACTACGGCGCGTATGGTGATCAGGACAGTGAGAATCGTGTGGTAATAGACACCCGGAAATCGGTCTTCGAGATAATAATAGACTTATATACTTCGATGCAAGCTACCAGTTGTGGTTTCAATCTTAGTTTCATCGGAGATTGTACATCAAAGGATGCCTTCATCAAGAAGCTGATGGAGTTTCACCACTTTGAAATTGGAATTGCGTCAGCGATAGCAATTCCGAAGTCCGATTTGCCTGTCTCCTACTGCACAATGATTATCTTCGCTTCGAGCGATATAGAATCGGCAACAGATTTGTTGGCAACGGCTTGGCTGAACAATTCCGTTCCGTGGGTTATAAGAAATCTTCTTGTGCAGGAAACAATTCAGGATAAATTCATCCAGCTATTGGAGGGCAAGCTTAAGCCTTTCAACGAAAAAGTGTCATTCGAGAAAGAGATGGTCGAAGTGGTTACTAAGGCTTCGCAAACTGGACTAAAGATGATCCAGAACCCTAGCGATTCTAAAGAGCTGAAGCCGACAGTTGTGTATGGTTCTAGCGTagaatttttcttgaaagatgaTTCTTGTGAGCCGAGCCCTATGATGATACTGAATGTATTTAGAACGGCAAAGGAAGCAATCTCTCTGGCGGATAAGAGTTGTGGAGGTTCAATCTCGGTGTGGACCGAAGAGTTATGCCTCGGCATGGAAGTTGCTTACGGAGTGTCCGCATCATGTGTTTGGGTCAATTCTCATGGTATATTTAATCCTGAATTCCCGTATACATTCCGTCATAATGATTATTGTTATGGCTCTGACTATGCCGTTTTTGAGAAGCAGATTAAAAGGGTATTTGTACCAACACAGCATGAGCCACTTAACTCGACGACCAGGAACAGAACTGCCATCGATACTCTTGGAGTGATACCCAAAGAGGTGGAAAAGCAAAGATACACTTTTGTGACGAAGGAAAAGAATATACACTACGAAATGTTGAGCTCCCCTTATGACATAAGTAATTATAACGAAACAAATCGGTTCCAGATTGTAATGGATTTCTTCGCTAAATTGAAGACGAATGATATTTACCGACATTTGATTATGGATACGGTTTATAATCAAAGAAAAACTGTAGTCATCCCATACGGTGTTAGTTTTGCAAATTAG